The nucleotide window TGTTCGTTTCGGTGCTCGAAGGCGACAATGCCATTGCGCGGTACCGTGAGATCCTCGGCGCGACGAATCCGGCGGATGCTGCGGCTGGAACCGTTCGTGCCGACTTCGGCACCGACGTCGAGAAGAACGCTGCGCACGGCTCGGACGGACCGGATACCGCGAAGGAGGAGATCAGCTTCTTCTTTCCGGCCGCCGATCTGAGCTGAACCGAAGCCCGTTTCACGGGAGGCCCCGATGCAGCCCGTCCACGCGCTCGATCCCAATTCCGCGGAGAATCTCGTGGCCGAGTTGGGTCTTCCGCGTTATCGGGCGGGCCAGCTCCTCTCCTGGGTCTACCGCCGCGGGGTCGCCGACCCCGAGGAAATGACTGACCTACCGGCCGCCGCTCGCGCGACTCTGCGCGAGCACCTGAGCGGGGCGGCGGTCTCGTCGCCGGACGTCCAGGAGTCCTCCGACGGGACGCGCAAGCTGGCGGTGCGTCTCGCCGACGGCGAGGTGATCGAGAGTGTGCTGATCCCCGACCGGGAACGGCTCACGTTGTGTGTCTCCTCCCAGGTGGGTTGCGCGATGGGGTGTACGTTCTGCGCGACCGCTCGTCTCGGGTTGAAGCGTCATCTGCGTGTGGAGGAGATCGTCGGTCAGATCGTACTCGCGCGCGAAGTCGCCGCGACCATGGGGCCGGAGGGGAGGCCTCTCACGAACCTCGTCTTCATGGGGATGGGTGAGCCGCTGCACAATCTGGACGCCCTCTTGCCGGCCATCGAGATTCTCACGTCGCAGTGGGGCCTCGGTATCTCATCGCGGCGGATAACCGTATCGACTGTCGGACTCGTCCCTGAGATGCGTCGCCTCCTCGAGAGCACGAAGGTCAGCCTCGCCGTTTCGCTCGGCGCGACGACCGAGGAGAAGCGTCGCGAACTCATGCCTGTGACGCGCAAGTACAGCTTGGCCCAGCTTCTCGATGCGTGCCGAAAGCTCCCGCTGCCGCGCCGAAAGCGCATTACCTTCGAGTACACCCTGCTCACGGGCGAGAACGACGCAGACGAGGACGCGCGTCGCCTGGTGGCCTTGCTCCACGGCATCCGAGCGAAGGTGAACCTCATCTACTGGAACCCGTTCCCGGGAGCTGACTACGTACGCGCCACCCGTGACCGGACGCACCGATTCCAGCGGATCCTGCTCGATCACGGCGTCCACGCGAGCATCCGTGAGAGTCGCGGCCCGGACATCGCAGCCGCGTGCGGCCAGCTGGCCGCGCAAAGCCCTGCGGAGCCCTCGGGGGCGACGCCAACCCCGGAAGGCGTGGACCCGTCCTCCTAATTGCCCCACCTGGGGCCTTGTGCGAAAGCTCGACAACTCATGTCAGAAGATACGCGCGCGACCCTCGGGGTCATCGGTGGAAGTGGTCTCTACGATCTGGACGATTTGTCGGACGTCCGGCGTGTGCGTCTGGCGACGCCTTTCGGAGATCCGTCGGACGAATTGGTGCTCGGTACGATCGGTGACGTCGAATTGGCGTTCCTCCCGCGACACGGGCGGGGGCACCGTATCCTGCCCAGCGAGCTGAACTTCCGGGCAAACATTCACGCGATGAAGCAATTGGGCGTGACCCAGTTGTTGTCGGTGGGCGCGGTGGGCTCGCTGAAGGAGGAGATTGCGCCGGGGCACGTCGTCGTGCCGGATCAGTTC belongs to Candidatus Binatia bacterium and includes:
- the rlmN gene encoding 23S rRNA (adenine(2503)-C(2))-methyltransferase RlmN yields the protein MQPVHALDPNSAENLVAELGLPRYRAGQLLSWVYRRGVADPEEMTDLPAAARATLREHLSGAAVSSPDVQESSDGTRKLAVRLADGEVIESVLIPDRERLTLCVSSQVGCAMGCTFCATARLGLKRHLRVEEIVGQIVLAREVAATMGPEGRPLTNLVFMGMGEPLHNLDALLPAIEILTSQWGLGISSRRITVSTVGLVPEMRRLLESTKVSLAVSLGATTEEKRRELMPVTRKYSLAQLLDACRKLPLPRRKRITFEYTLLTGENDADEDARRLVALLHGIRAKVNLIYWNPFPGADYVRATRDRTHRFQRILLDHGVHASIRESRGPDIAAACGQLAAQSPAEPSGATPTPEGVDPSS